The Porphyromonas pogonae genome segment ATAGTATTGGCTGTCGTTTTTTATGGGAAAGAAGTGTTCTACAATTTCAGCTATTTCAAAGAAAAGCCGGCTAAGAAAATAGGTTTTTTGTTCCTGGCCTTTGCATTGGCCATTTTGGGAAATGCTCTCACTTCATTGCTACAGGGAGATAACGATCTTTCATTTAATCAACAAGGATTCAATCAAGTATCCAACGAGGTTCCTATCATATTTCCTTTACTACTGCTCGGCATCTTAGGCCCTTATGTGGAGGAAATCATTTTTAGGCATATTATGATAGGAAAGCTTTCACGATACATTCCTGTGATTGTATTGGCTCCTATCTCTCTTATTTTATTTGATCTGATCCATGTGCATGTTTTCATGGATTTTCTGTCTTATCTCCCCTTGGCCATAATACTAACCGGGGCATACATTCTCAGTGGAAAGAATATCTCTTTTACACTAACCCTACACTGTTTCAATAATATTCTCACCGTTCTTGTCGCAGTACTCTCATAAATGATCGTCGCTTATTTCCCGATGAGAAGCATGAGTGCTTACAAAAATGATAAATCTTTTGGGACGTTATTTAGTACGCCGGAGTTGTGAGATGTGTTATTAGTCTTTAGGTGTATGTGACATTGTCATGGAGCAGCGCTTTGCTCTAAATCCTAAGAGTTTGATACAACTGCACCACCCTTTCACTCTCAATGTCGGATAATACAATAATCCCCGCCACCGTGCATACGGTGAAGCGGGGATTATGCTTGTTAATAATTATTAGAGACCGTTACATTAGTAACCCGTATTTTGTTTCAGTTTGGGATTATTGTCCAAAGCTGATTGTGGTATAGGCAGGAAACGATTGTGAGGTTTGAATGAGCGATCTTCTATCTTTTTATCTTTCGGAGATGCATTCACGTTGATAGTTGC includes the following:
- a CDS encoding CPBP family intramembrane glutamic endopeptidase, with the translated sequence MKNNLDITKAAILGVVYIILLGSQTSQMFILSLLPIQLAQGFIANVIIYTLPIVLAVVFYGKEVFYNFSYFKEKPAKKIGFLFLAFALAILGNALTSLLQGDNDLSFNQQGFNQVSNEVPIIFPLLLLGILGPYVEEIIFRHIMIGKLSRYIPVIVLAPISLILFDLIHVHVFMDFLSYLPLAIILTGAYILSGKNISFTLTLHCFNNILTVLVAVLS